The Poecilia reticulata strain Guanapo linkage group LG13, Guppy_female_1.0+MT, whole genome shotgun sequence genome has a segment encoding these proteins:
- the calm3a gene encoding calmodulin 3a (phosphorylase kinase, delta), with the protein MADQLTEEQIAEFKEAFSLFDKDGDGTITTKELGTVMRSLGQNPTEAELQDMINEVDADGNGTIDFPEFLTMMARKMKDTDSEEEIREAFRVFDKDGNGYISAAELRHVMTNLGEKLTDEEVDEMIREADIDGDGQVNYEEFVQMMTAK; encoded by the exons ATG GCTGATCAGCTGACAGAGGAGCAGATTGCTG AGTTCAAAGAGGCGTTCTCACTGTTTGACAAGGACGGCGACGGTACGATCACCACCAAGGAGCTCGGCACAGTGATGCGCTCTCTGGGGCAGAATCCCACCGAAGCTGAACTGCAGGATATGATCAATGAGGTTGATGCTGACG GTAATGGAACGATTGACTTTCCCGAGTTCCTGACTATGATGGccagaaaaatgaaagatacAGATAGTGAGGAGGAAATCAGGGAAGCCTTTAGGGTATTTGACAAG GACGGTAACGGCTACATCAGCGCGGCGGAGCTACGGCACGTCATGACCAACCTGGGTGAAAAGCTCACAGACGAGGAAGTGGATGAGATGATCCGCGAGGCTGATATCGATGGTGATGGCCAGGTCAACTATGAGG AGTTTGTCCAGATGATGACGGCCAAGTGA